One Takifugu flavidus isolate HTHZ2018 chromosome 3, ASM371156v2, whole genome shotgun sequence genomic window, TTCTCTTTAAGACTAAGAGATGGAGAAGGAATAGGATTCATCAGCTTTCTGCTTCTTCCTACTCTCTTTGGACATGTTGGAATCATTTTGTACTCAAGTGTTTCcacatttattttgttattttatattATCCACATGTTTTGACCCCCACAACCCCGCAGAGGGTCGTGGGGGTCAAATCATTCACGCGTCTTTGTGTCTGCAACTATCTTTCCATCAGAACGACATCAGAGTGAAGTTTGAGTTCAAAGGGGAGAAGCGGTGAGGATTTCAATcactttcctgctgtgtttctgttgcACAGTTCTGTGTCACTGACatatttttctttcccttctttgTCCCTGAAGGATCTTACAGTTCCCCCGGCCGATCAAGCTGGACGACCTGAAGGCCAAGGCTAAAGTGGCATTCGGTCAGACAATGGACCTTCACTACACCAACAATGAGGTGGGTGGCTAAACGATAGCAGCCTCCAGAGCTGATCCATTTAAAccttaaaaatattttctttgttcttcctgcagttgGTGATTCCGTTGACAACTCAGGACGATCTCGACAAGgcagtggagctgctggatcGAAGCGTTCACATGAAGAGCCTGAAGATCCTCCTGGTGCTTCAGAATCTGTCTCAGGTCGGCAGATTGAGCTGACGCGTCGATGGCGAACGGCAAAAAACCTGAAGCGTGTcactaaaatgtgtttttttccagaACTCTTCCTCCAGTATGGACCCGTTGCCGTCTCACGAGGATCTGGACAACACCGGATTCCGGGTGACAGACAAGAAAAGCATGCTGGCTTTGATAGGTGAAGACGGGCCCTTTACCTCACCATCGCCATGACAAACTCAGCCATCACTTCAAAGGAATAAAAATCTGTTCTCATCTCCCAGGCTCCCATTCAACAGATCGCAGCTCCCCTCCTCCGGGATATATTCCTGACGCGCTGCAGCAGGTGGCGAGGAACGGCTCTTTCACGAGCATCAACAGCGAGGGAGAGTTTATTCCCGAGAGCATGGACCAGGTACCTCCTCTCGGGATTTGAAAGCAGTGCTGCAGCATGTTTAGAATGATGataaaaggaggggaaaaacagcaacatctgAAGAGAAGCAAGTTCCAGGTTCCTGTCCTTCACTCTGGGTGCtgtttgtttcctcctctcAGATGCTGGATCCACTGTCCATGAGTAGTCCGGAGAACTCTGCGTCTGGAAGTTGTCCCTCGTTAGACAGCCCGCTGGACAGGTGGGGACCCGCTTGCTCGCACAGCCACCTTTCTGACCGTCAGTGTTGTTGACCACTGCGCTTTGGATCTGTTACAGTGATTATCCAAAGTCCAGGATGCCTCGAGCACAGAGCTACCCCGACAACCATCAGGACTTTCCAGGTAAATGAGGGATCAGTTCAGATGATTTGAGTTGTCTACCTTTAGTTTTAGGGTGCTTATTCCCCTTTCTGGACCtaagaacatgttttttttcctgtctcctTAGAGTACGACATCCCAGTTTTTGAGAAGTCAGGGAAAGGCGGAACATATCCTCGGCGATACGGCATTCCCTTCGGCCTTCAGGATTACAGCGACGGTTTGTACGGACGCCCAGACTCTATAGCCACTGTGGCTTctttgtgtcacacctgtgctACGCCCAACAGGGAGGAAGACCTTCCCTCGGGCTCGGAGAACCCAGGTTCACGGGTTTCGATCGCCGGTCAACTTCAGCCCGACCGAACAGTCGCCCAGtaccagcagcggcagcagcgtcTTCACCCCTGACCTGGAAGAGGTTCCAGGACCATCCAGGAGGCCTCGACGGGGCAGTGACATCGAACCTGCTCCCAACCCAGCTGCAGCCCCAACCTTGTCGGTCATGGACATCAGTCCTCCGAGTCGATGTGAGCGGAATATTGCTTTTACGGAgcttcttgtttgttttgttctggtGATTCAATTGTGTCTGACGATTGTACCACCAGCCCCGCGCGCTCCAACCAACTGGCGGCTTGGAAAGCTGCTGGGTCAGGGAGCCTTTGGGCGCGTGTACCTCTGCTATGATGCCGATACTGGACGGGAACTGGCGGTCAAACAGGTCCAGTTTgatccagagagtccagagacCAGCAAGGTGAGAGTCAGCCAGATTGCTGCTTTTCACAGTTGAGGTTCGTGGCGTTTAAGGCTGCTTTCTTGATGCACGTACAACTATATATCTATTTCTAGGAGGTGAGCGCGCTAGAATGTGAAATCCAGCTGCTGAAGAACCTTTGTCACGAGCGGATCGTCCAGTACTACGGCTGTCTCCGAGACACGACGGAGCGCACGCTGTCTATCTTCATGGAGTACATGCCTGGCGTGAGTGCTTTCGAATGTGGCGTTTATAGGTTGACGGGAGATGCTGCGTTATCGCCATGGTGATGGTGACCATTCACCTGGCTTCTCGAAGATGAAATTAAACTGTTGCCGCCTTTTCTCGCGTTTTTCCCCCCAAGGGCTCCATTAAGGACCAGCTGAAGTCGTACGGAGCGCTGACGGAAAACGTGACGCGGCGCTACACCCGGCAGATCCTGGAGGG contains:
- the map3k2 gene encoding mitogen-activated protein kinase kinase kinase 2 isoform X2, with the translated sequence MGDSSFLASWFKRRAMMMDEQEALNSIMQDLAELHRSSRPAMFPSDLGKPKASSPKNQNDIRVKFEFKGEKRILQFPRPIKLDDLKAKAKVAFGQTMDLHYTNNELVIPLTTQDDLDKAVELLDRSVHMKSLKILLVLQNLSQNSSSSMDPLPSHEDLDNTGFRVTDKKSMLALIGSHSTDRSSPPPGYIPDALQQVARNGSFTSINSEGEFIPESMDQMLDPLSMSSPENSASGSCPSLDSPLDSDYPKSRMPRAQSYPDNHQDFPEYDIPVFEKSGKGGTYPRRYGIPFGLQDYSDGRKTFPRARRTQVHGFRSPVNFSPTEQSPSTSSGSSVFTPDLEEVPGPSRRPRRGSDIEPAPNPAAAPTLSVMDISPPSRSPRAPTNWRLGKLLGQGAFGRVYLCYDADTGRELAVKQVQFDPESPETSKEVSALECEIQLLKNLCHERIVQYYGCLRDTTERTLSIFMEYMPGGSIKDQLKSYGALTENVTRRYTRQILEGVSYLHSNMIVHRDIKGANILRDSVGNVKLGDFGASRRLQTICLSGKGIMSVTGTPYWMSPEVISGEGYGRKADIWSVGCTVVEMLTQRPPWAEFEAMAAIFKIATQPTNPVLPAHVSDHCRDFLKRIFVETKQRPSADELLRHIFVH
- the map3k2 gene encoding mitogen-activated protein kinase kinase kinase 2 isoform X1, with amino-acid sequence MTAPQEKGFPLMGDSSFLASWFKRRAMMMDEQEALNSIMQDLAELHRSSRPAMFPSDLGKPKASSPKNQNDIRVKFEFKGEKRILQFPRPIKLDDLKAKAKVAFGQTMDLHYTNNELVIPLTTQDDLDKAVELLDRSVHMKSLKILLVLQNLSQNSSSSMDPLPSHEDLDNTGFRVTDKKSMLALIGSHSTDRSSPPPGYIPDALQQVARNGSFTSINSEGEFIPESMDQMLDPLSMSSPENSASGSCPSLDSPLDSDYPKSRMPRAQSYPDNHQDFPEYDIPVFEKSGKGGTYPRRYGIPFGLQDYSDGRKTFPRARRTQVHGFRSPVNFSPTEQSPSTSSGSSVFTPDLEEVPGPSRRPRRGSDIEPAPNPAAAPTLSVMDISPPSRSPRAPTNWRLGKLLGQGAFGRVYLCYDADTGRELAVKQVQFDPESPETSKEVSALECEIQLLKNLCHERIVQYYGCLRDTTERTLSIFMEYMPGGSIKDQLKSYGALTENVTRRYTRQILEGVSYLHSNMIVHRDIKGANILRDSVGNVKLGDFGASRRLQTICLSGKGIMSVTGTPYWMSPEVISGEGYGRKADIWSVGCTVVEMLTQRPPWAEFEAMAAIFKIATQPTNPVLPAHVSDHCRDFLKRIFVETKQRPSADELLRHIFVH